A single region of the Salvia miltiorrhiza cultivar Shanhuang (shh) chromosome 8, IMPLAD_Smil_shh, whole genome shotgun sequence genome encodes:
- the LOC130997349 gene encoding transcription factor MTB1, protein MGVVGWSNEDKAMAAAVLGTKAFDYLMSSSVSAECSLMAMGSDENLQNKLADLVERPNSSNFCWNYAIFWQLSRSKAGDLVLGWGDGCCREPRDDEESEVTRILKMRLEDESQQTMRKRVLQRLHTLFGGGDEENYAFGLDKVTDTEMFFLASMYFSFPRGEGGPGRCFGSGKYVWLSDSLKSSVDYCVRSFLAKSAGMQTIVLIPTDVGVVELGSVRCIPESMELVKVVGSSFSSFSSLLRSKQAAAAAVVTVTDKKDTNAPIPNLAIGNRPEVAPKIFGQDLNSSHVQFRENVSIRKPEVQERTWDASGNRNRLPFTNNRNGFHGATWTQYSNVKLGSPVDVYSPQTPAKKRAEVANGNREEFMINNFQHQKPAQMHIDFTGATSRPLTSSHPQSLESELSDVEASCKEEAAGLSEDKRPRKRGRKPANGRDEPLNHVEAERQRREKLNQRFYALRAVVPNISKMDKASLLGDAIAYITELQKKLKDMESERERLGSISREASVSEANSNRESQDLLASSINIEAGREEVTVRISCPLDAHPASRVIQAINDAQATIIDAKMATGSERVFHTFVVKSHGSERLTKEKLIEAFSRRSSSPHQLSLG, encoded by the coding sequence ATGGGGGTTGTTGGTTGGAGTAATGAAGATAAGGCGATGGCAGCAGCGGTTTTGGGAACTAAGGCTTTTGATTACTTGATGTCGAGCTCAGTTTCTGCTGAATGCTCGTTAATGGCGATGGGGAGTGATGAGAATTTGCAGAATAAGCTTGCAGATCTTGTAGAGCGCCCAAATTCTTCcaatttttgttggaattatgCAATTTTCTGGCAGCTCTCTAGGTCCAAGGCTGGGGACTTGGTGTTGGGATGGGGGGACGGGTGTTGTCGAGAACCTCGTGATGATGAGGAATCTGAGGTTACTCGAATTCTCAAAATGAGGCTCGAGGATGAATCTCAGCAGACAATGAGGAAAAGGGTTCTCCAGAGGTTGCATACTTTGTTTGGAGGAGGCGATGAGGAAAATTATGCTTTTGGATTGGATAAGGTAACGGACACTGAGATGTTCTTCCTGGCATCAATGTACTTTTCCTTCCCCAGGGGCGAAGGAGGCCCTGGGAGGTGTTTTGGATCTGGCAAGTATGTCTGGTTGTCGGATTCATTGAAGTCTTCCGTTGATTACTGTGTTAGGTCATTCCTTGCAAAGTCGGCTGGCATGCAAACTATTGTTTTGATCCCAACTGACGTTGGGGTAGTTGAATTAGGGTCGGTCAGATGCATCCCGGAAAGTATGGAGCTAGTCAAGGTGGTTGGATCTTCCTTTTCGTCGTTTTCTTCACTCCTCAGGTCGAAACAAGCTGCAGCTGCGGCTGTGGTGACAGTAACGGACAAAAAGGATACGAATGCCCCCATTCCTAACCTGGCTATTGGTAACCGACCAGAAGTTGCTCCCAAGATTTTCGGGCAGGACTTAAATTCAAGCCATGTGCAATTTAGGGAAAATGTTTCCATTAGGAAACCAGAAGTGCAAGAAAGGACTTGGGACGCAAGTGGAAACAGGAACAGGCTACCATTTACCAACAATCGCAATGGTTTTCATGGCGCTACGTGGACACAGTATAGTAATGTAAAGCTAGGGAGTCCAGTAGATGTTTACAGTCCTCAGACTCCAGCCAAAAAGCGTGCTGAGGTTGCCAACGGGAATAGAGAGGAGTTCATGATTAATAATTTTCAGCATCAAAAGCCAGCTCAAATGCACATAGATTTTACTGGAGCGACCTCAAGGCCTTTAACCTCCTCACATCCACAGAGTCTCGAATCTGAGCTTTCAGATGTTGAGGCTTCATGCAAGGAAGAGGCTGCAGGCCTATCAGAAGATAAGAGGCCGAGGAAGCGTGGTAGGAAGCCTGCCAATGGAAGAGACGAACCCCTCAATCATGTAGAGGCAGAAAGACAGCGAAGAGAGAAGCTGAACCAGCGCTTCTACGCTCTACGAGCTGTTGTACCAAATATCTCTAAGATGGATAAAGCTTCCCTCCTTGGAGATGCTATTGCTTACATAACCGAACTGCAGAAGAAGCTCAAGGACATGGAGTCTGAGAGAGAAAGACTTGGCAGCATATCGAGAGAAGCATCTGTTTCAGAAGCTAATTCTAACAGAGAATCACAAGACCTGCTGGCTTCGAGCATTAACATCGAAGCTGGCCGTGAAGAAGTCACTGTTAGGATTAGCTGCCCGCTGGACGCCCATCCAGCATCAAGAGTCATCCAAGCAATCAATGATGCACAGGCAACTATCATCGATGCAAAAATGGCTACAGGGAGTGAGCGAGTGTTCCACACATTCGTTGTCAAATCCCATGGATCCGAACGACTAACTAAGGAGAAGCTGATCGAAGCGTTTTCTCGTAGATCCAGCTCTCCCCATCAGTTATCTCTCGGGTAA
- the LOC130997350 gene encoding uncharacterized protein LOC130997350, with translation MDEECLSAAERRKIEETVLQILRASELETVTEFGVRSGAALRLGFELSGLNHRLLVRQLVDSFLLSTAAEILRTNSFHKIHDSSSSDKSADYHVEQRREQQRRCDVDAISGAKYDGRIICKLSDKRKVTVHDFMGGTVVSIRDFYVQGGNLLPARGENSGISLTSAQWSSFRNSVPSVEEAIVRMQSRLRSRAVTRQSKADISNPVTDSVSEKSQTAIGVSSLASALHLPAKRKRNQNEPETRSSAADPAEEGQTQTISNLVSIVQPHDKSGQTEVDASNVVIASISQEQILAEKAQEAPGTCGTTSSYQKPIPACRTEAASQNSTVVPPLPIQLDSAAALSPDDVGISTSVPSFPSQRHPHHTAIAIPPEQLIPIQPVRFDGRNYHSWRIQMEMFLNQLSIAYVLSERCPNISLKPEASFEDMVGAKAAVQRWTTDDYLCRYNILNSLCDSLFQLYSQKSLSAGELWDELRAVYNEDFGNKRSQINKYIHFQMVDGVSIFDQIQELHKIADSIIAAGTWIEEYFHTSVIVCKLPPSWKELRLKLMQEEFLTLNMLMHRLQLEAESRNLCEKEANSKKGRHVMEPKLDQRQGTKKDENKRACFTCGKEGHISKHCRGRKFEPWDKSKGKENGFLSPCTGTKMDDANKRACLICGKDGHISKNCRNRKSEPCDKSNGEENRSLSPPTGSKMDDAAKPK, from the exons ATGGACGAAGAATGCTTAAGCGCAGCAGAACGGCGTAAAATCGAAGAGACAGTTCTGCAAATCCTCAGAGCGTCGGAGCTTGAGACGGTTACTGAGTTCGGCGTGCGTTCGGGCGCCGCCTTGCGGCTAGGCTTCGAGCTCTCCGGCTTAAACCACCGTCTGCTCGTTAGGCAGCTAGTCGATTCATTCCTGCTATCCACGGCGGCGGAGATTCTCCGAACGAATTCGTTCCATAAGATTCATGACAGCAGTAGCAGCGATAAAAGCGCTGATTATCACGTCGAACAGCGGCGGGAGCAGCAACGACGGTGTGATGTTGATGCTATATCGGGAGCGAAATACGATGGCAGGATTATTTGTAAG TTATCAGACAAGAGGAAGGTTACAGTTCATGATTTTATGGGGGGAACCGTAGTCTCAATCCGTGATTTCTATGTACAAGGTGGAAATTTGCTTCCTGCAAGAG GTGAAAACTCTGGAATAAGCTTGACATCTGCGCAATGGTCATCCTTCAGGAACAGCGTTCCTTCTGTAGAGGAGGCCATTGTTAGAATGCAATCACGTTTGAG ATCTAGAGCTGTTACAAGACAAAGTAAAGCAGACATATCAAATCCAGTGACAGATTCTGTCAGTGAGAAGAGCCAAACTGCGATAGGTGTTTCTAGTTTGGCAAGTGCTCTTCACCTTCCCGCCAAGAGGAAACGGAATCAAAATGAACCAGAGACGAGAAGTTCAGCAGCAGATCCTGCTGAAGAGGGTCAAACACAAACCATTTCTAATTTGGTAAGCATCGTTCAACCTCATGACAAGAGTGGACAAACTGAGGTTGATGCATCTAATGTAGTGATTGCCTCCATCTCTCAAGAGCAAATTCTTGCTGAAAAAGCACAAGAAGCACCAGGTACTTGTGGAACAACTTCCAGCTATCAGAAACCAATTCCTGCCTGTAGAACTGAAGCGGCATCTCAAAACTCTACGGTGGTGCCTCCACTTCCTATTCAACTTGATAGCGCTGCTGCACTTTCTCCAGATGATGTTGGTATTTCCACTTCGGTGCCTTCATTTCCTAGTCAAAGGCACCCACATCATACAGCTATTGCAATTCCTCCTGAACAACTGATCCCTATACAGCCAGTCCGTTTTGATGGAAGAAATTACCATTCCTGGAGGATTCAAATGGAAATGTTCCTAAATCAGTTAAGCATAGCGTATGTGCTTTCTGAGCGATGCCCCAACATATCTTTGAAACCAGAAGCTAGTTTTGAAGATATGGTCGGAGCCAAGGCTGCCGTGCAAAGGTGGACTACTGATGACTACTTGTGCCGCTATAATATATTGAATTCTTTATGTGACAGTCTTTTTCAATTATACTCACAAAAAAGTTTATCGGCTGGAGAGCTCTGGGATGAACTCAGAGCTGTATACAATGAAGATTTTGGAAACAAAAGGTCACAAATCAACAAGTATATTCACTTTCAGATGGTTGATGGGGTATCAATTTTTGATCAGATCCAAGAACTGCACAAGATTGCCGATTCCATTATTGCTGCTGGAACATGGATCGAGGAATACTTCCATACGAGTGTTATAGTCTGCAAGCTCCCACCTTCATGGAAGGAGCTTCGCCTTAAACTGATGCAAGAGGAGTTTTTAACTCTTAATATGCTGATGCATCGTCTTCAACTTGAAGCAGAATCTCGCAACTTGTGCGAGAAAGAAGCCAACTCTAAGAAGGGTCGTCATGTTATGGAGCCGAAGCTTGACCAGAGACAGGGAACAAAGAAAGATGAAAACAAAAGAGCATGCTTTACTTGTGGGAAGGAGGGGCACATCAGTAAGCACTGTCGTGGTAGGAAGTTTGAACCCTGGGATAAGAGCAAGGGCAAGGAGAATGGATTCCTCTCCCCATGTACAGGCACCAAAATGGATGATGCAAATAAAAGAGCATGTTTGATATGTGGCAAGGATGGGCATATTAGCAAGAACTGTCGCAATAGGAAGTCCGAACCCTGTGATAAGAGCAACGGTGAGGAAAACAGATCTCTGTCTCCACCTACAGGCTCCAAAATGGATGATGCAGCAAAACCGAAGTAA